The DNA segment ACAGAGCCGGAGAGAACAGTGGACATGCTGAAGGAGTTCCAGTTCTCCCTGTCCGTCATCCTGCTGTTTTCCTGTGGATTCCTCTACCAGCTCACCCTGAGGCCCCGCTGCCTCTTCTCCTGCCTGTCTTCCTTTAAGTTCCAGCAGGACCCTGAAGCCCTTCTGAGCCATAGACGTGGCATTGTATTTGTAGAGACCTCGGAGCGAATGGAGCCACCCTCACTGGTGTGCTGTGCGGTGGAGTCTGCTGCCAAGATTTACCCTGAGCAACCCGTGGTCTTCTTTATGAAAGGTCTCAACACTTCCACTCAGCTGCCCTCAAACTCCAGTTACCCAGCCTTTTCCCTCCTCTCAGCCATGGACAATGTTTTCCTCCTCCCTTTGGATATGAAAAAGCTGTTTGAAGATACACCCTTGTATTCATGGTACACTCGAGTAAGTGTTTGGGGAAACTTAGAAAATAAGTGTTGGGAGGGACCAACAGAAAACTCACAGAAAATGAGTGCAAACTTCTCACTGTATAGAAGGGTCAACTGAGTAAGGAATCAGGGCCAGAGCGGACTAGCAACCAGATCTTTGAGTATTGCTGGTCCTTTTTCTACTGCATTGAGAACCAGTTCAACTAAACAAGAGAGACTTAAGTCAGGTTTACATTTGGACTGGTGTCTTTTGTTTCTGCCCTTATTTCTTTGGAGGCTATTCTTATCTGAGTGAAATCTTTGTATCTTTTCTATGCATATGAAACACTTATTTTTAATCCTAGTTTAAAACCTACATGTTAAATCTTTTATGCACCCGTGGCAGAGACTAGGCAATATTTAACATGAGAATGATGTAAGTAGAAAATTCACGAAGGATCAGTGGAATGCTGCTGTATGAGGTTGAGCTGTATTAAGATCGGATTGATAACAATCATGTCCCATTTTCTTAATCACTGAtaaaatagtaacaacaacaacatcaacaacaaaaccccaccaCCAGCAACAAAACAAATTGGAAACAATAAAATTTCCCATCAATACTGAGGGGAAAAAATCTGATTGAGAAACTCCCAGAGCTCTTAGGAATTTTATAATCATATCTTAGCAGCATAACATAATAAGGaattaatatttcaatttaatGTTTCTCTTACAGAGGGCCAAAGGTCAGGTAATacttaaagaaattataatacaGACACTCAATGATTCTGTTTtaactatgattttttaaaaactgacattttctGAAGACTATGAATATATGGAGTGAAATTCCTTTACGTTATAATGTGATTATAATGATTTTGGCTTTGCAAtcatcccccccccccaccgccatctattggaaaaagaaaagttccaaAGAAACCATGGGACACACAATTATAGTAGTTGCTTGAATATGATTTGATTAGAAGTGAATTTAGTATTAAGAATATGTTGGTTttataaattcaattattttaaaaaaacaaaaggtgatttaaaaattgacatcAAAAGAATACTATTTGCCTGCTGCGCAAAGTCCTTGACCAAATATCAGCAAACTTTTTTTCTACAAATGGCAAGAcagcaaatattttaggcttAGTGGGCCAAGcaaaaatattgagaatattaTATTCTTGAGTTATTTTCCAGTGGATGCTCTAACAAATTATCACAAGTGTGGTGacataaaacaacagaaattaattttcttactttGGAGGCAGAAGTCCTGAATCAGCTTCACTGGGCTAATATCAAGGCATTGGCAGGGCCACATTCCCTGCGGAGACTTGGGGAAGAATTGTTCTTCATTTCTTACCAGCGCCTGGTGGATGCCAGCATCCATTGGCCTGGCGCCCACTACTCCAAGCTCTGTCTGCGTCTTCAaattcccctttcctctctgggtGTAAAATCTCCCTCTATTCCTCTGTTAAAGCACGTCGGTAATTTTTAAGACCTCATCAGGATAATGCAGAAAAATCTCTCCATCTCAAGGTCCTTAGCTTAATCATATCTGATACTTTCCCCATATGAGGCAATATCTACAGTTTCCAGAAATTAGGATCTGATATCTTTGGGTGGCTGTTATTCAGCCTACTACATTCtctatataaaaagagaaaaaccttgCCCCACTCTTCCACGTTAGCTTCTGCTCTGGGTGGGCTGTCATGGATGGTAGGTGTGCATGTGTTTTGTTGCTGTCAACAGGAGGCACTCTGGATGGTGTCCTAGGCCTGCGGGGGAGGGGTCTGGTGGGCCAGGCAGGTAGGGGATAGGGCTGGAGCAGCCCCTGGGATCAGTTCCATCCTTAGCCCCAGTGACTTCTAGTTTCCAAAGTCCCCATCTCTCCTCCTGAAGAGCCCAGAAATGTCACATTGGGACCCATCAGAAGGAGGTGGAAAAATGAACTGAGTTGCTACTTGCTAGGTCCTGGCAGTTGACAACAGCAGGGTTCCTGGCAAGTAGCTGGTTCTACTCTGGGCAGCTGCCAGGCATGCAGCAAGCCAGGAGGCAGGCACTGAGAGTGGAGGGGAGAGCAGGCTTGTTCCCTGCAGGCTGTCAGGGCTGGCCTGCTAGAGGGTGCTCCCACACCGGGGCTAGACTAATACAACCTAAATTGTGTTTTGCTCCTTGGAAAAAGAAATCTCTGATCACATGGAGCAGAGCTTGGATTCCTCTGAGCTGTACCTGTGTGTTGGGTTTTAGGAGCAAGGTGGACCCTGAGATTCAAAACCGTTAAGTATCTGCTCCCCTTGAGCCTGCAGGGTGCTACAGTTGGCTGTGTTATCTAAAGCATTCATACTGTGATTCCCTTAGGGTGTGAGCTGTGACATGTTCTGCCCCAGATAGATCATCACAGGATAACTGGGGGTCACCTGTTGAGAGGACTCAATTTTCTATCACTTACTAGTGACCACTGGGTTTGCTACACTGATCTGGGCAATCTTAGCCCTTGAGGATGCCTAGGAATGAGTACTGTAGGTGTAGGGTGGGGGTGGGCAACTGTCATCTAAGCAGCCAGACCTCAAACCTCTTTCTGAAACCTCTGTTGGGGCTCTTATGCTTCGGGTGACACTACTCTAATGCTCATATAAAGGCagattttctcctcttctggTTCTGTACAGTCATTGTCTGTTCACTAACAATCACAATTTACCAAAAATTATACATCCTTATTTTTATCAAAACTTTGTTTCTTCTGAATGAGTAGATGTCTGAAGTCAGACTGTCTTGGTTGAAATACACCCTTTTCCTCTTTGCACAGATGACTAAACTTCCTGatccttctaatttttttattttttaaataagaatgatgCTAGAACCTTATCTTTGAGGATTTGTCTATATTTTGGCCAATACTTGTCAAGTGTTATCTATTATTAATTAAGAGGTCTTCAGCAATTGTAAGCAAGGTGATGATTTTTAGCAATTTGTGAAGATTTCTGCAGTTTTAGTTGGTCtgctttgatttgatttgatgacagaattttaaagaatgtttatttttaccAAAAGTCAAGGTGGTTATTTCATCTTTTAGTCAACATAtttaagtttagaaaaaaatgtataagaccctgtctctaattaaaatatttaaaaaagactggggatatggctaagtggttaagcaccctaggttcaatccttggtacaaaaaaaaaaaaaaaaaaaaaaaaaaaaaagcatattttgtttttggtgttcaaatattcaaaatcttAGCATTCCATGTGGGAACACTGCTATTTATGCTGATTTGTTTGTACttcttttaaagttgtttttctgtttttgttcacattttcacATTTGCAGTCATCTGTGGTTCCTCTCTGTGCTACCCCACATCCAATTCGTTGGTGAGAAGCCTGAGCAGTTTTATCTGCAACATGTGTCCAGAACCCCACCACTTCTCTCGCCCTCAACCAGATTATCACCTAGGCCCATGCCACCACTATCATCTCTTGCCTGGATCATTTCAATGGCCTCCAAATTTGCCCCTTGTCATCTCTCACCCATTTATCAGGGTCTTTTCTATATAGCAGTCAAAGTGACCCCTTGACAACTAATTCAGATCATATCTCTCCTTTCTTCCAAACCTTCTTAGTCACTTCCAAGTCTGCTCTCTGTTCCTACCCTTTCTATTCTTATCACCTGCCGGGTCCCTTCTCTACTCTGCTTCTGCCACAGGGCCAGGGTGTACCTACATCAGGGCCCTTGTGGTTCCCTCCACCCAGAACCCTCTTCTTCCAGATATGGTGATGGTTCACCACCACATCATTCATGTTTCTGTTGGAATCTGATATACTGTGCTCCACTCCGTCTCTTTCACAGCTCCTTCACCCAGCTTTTTTCTCTTCATAGTTCTTATCAACACCCAACagagtatatatttatttgtttattgtcccTCGCCTCCCAGTAGGAATGTTTGCCTGTCTGTTCCCTGCTATATCCTTAGCAGTTCTAACAGAGGTGGACACAAAATAAACAGACCCTCCACGAATATTATTAAAGCAATTAAGAAGCAAACAAATGCACACATTTGAAGATTCTTTGACCAAGTTCACATCAAGCATACATATTGACTTTTCCCCTAGTTTCCtagcttattttcttctttattaatttgtagcattcttttaaaaattttttatatgtacttttaagatatacatgacagtagagtatattttgatttatCAAACATACATGGATTATACCTTCCCATTCTTGGGTcgttcatgatgtggagttacactagtcatgcattcatatacgagcataggaaagtcatgtccgattcattctactgtctttcctattctcatcccccttcccttcccttcattcccctttgtcgaACCAATGAGCATTCTGAGAGctttttttgatttttccttcACTGCTTCATATATGTGGTTAATGTACACCCACGCTGAAGAATGACTCATATTTCACTGTGACTGCtggatcttttccttctctttccactgctttcatttttttttcacaaaatcttTAAAAGCTGCTAAAAATCTTTTCATTGATAGTAATTGCTGCAAATTTTTACTTAAAGGAAAATCTAGAGGTGTGGAGGTAAATTTGGAAGAGTTGTGAAATTCAGCTTGTGACCAAATCCAATTTGGGGAAGGCGGCTTACTGCACCCCTCCCCAGCTACTCTGGGCCCAGCTTCCTACTGTGCACCCCTCCCTCTTTTCACTGCTTGGGACTGATTTGCACCTACTCCCACAGATCAACTCCAGTGCAGAGAGGCATTGGTTCCACGTCAGCTCAGATGCATCCCGTCTGGCCATCATCTGGAAATACGGTGGTGTCTACATGGACACTGATGTCATCTCCATCAGGCCTATCCCCGAGGAGAACTTTCTGGCTGCTCAGTCCTCTCGGTACTCTAGTAATGGAGTGTTTGGGTTCCTGCCCCACCACCCCTTCTTGTGGGGATGCATGGAAAATTTTGTTGAACACTACAACTCATACATTTGGGGCAACCAAGGTCCTAATTTGATGACGAGGATGTTGAGATTATGGTGCAAACTCGAAGACTTCCAAGGGTTGAATGACCTCAGGTGTCTGAACTTGTCCTTCCTACATCCCCAGAGATTTTACCCAATCTCTTATCCAGAGTGGAGGCGCTACTATGACGTCTGGGACATAGACCCGAGCTTCAATAACTCTTATGCCCTGCATTTGTGGAACTTCATGAACCATGAGGGGAAAACCGTGGTTAGAGGAAGCAACACCCTGGTGGAAAATCTCTATCGTAAGTACTGTCCCAGGACCTACAGGGAACTGGTCTAAGGCCCAGGAGGGTCAGTGAGCAGGGAGCTGGGGCCGGGTAACAAACAGAGCCAACAACGAGTTGCTGTGGCTATGTGAAACTGGACACTACCTGACTGCCACACTTTCACTTGATTTCTACTTTCTCCAGGGATGGGTCTTACCCACATCTCAGGATTAGCTTCCTCTGTTCTATAATAAAACAATCCACAGAACAGTGACTATGAGAcatagaaattcatttttctctcatgaaATGAAGTCTGGAGTCAGGCAATCCAGGGCAAgtatgatggtgatggtggttgtCAGGGAGTCAGTTTACGTCTCTCCTCTTGTCATCCTCAGGGACTGTAGACCATGGTCCATGTGCCTGCTGGGCCTCCATCCCACCATGTCTGCACTTAGGGCAGTAGATGAAGGAAAAGAGGTGTACTTCTCTATTTTAGGAAGACTTCCTGCAAATACCATTGAGTGTAATCACCACTTCCCCTTGCATCTCCCTGGCAAGAATATAGCTGCAAGAGAGTCTGAGTTCTGGGGTAGGCAGCTAATAGTTTTGCCACATGTTCTAGTTAATACTGTAAAATTAATTCTAGGACCTGTTAGACCCTTGACAAGGGGAAAAAGAGACTTGATTTCTGGTCCTGATTTTAGCATTggtgtattagtccattttctgttactgtaacaaaatacctgaaactggaCCACTTATAGAGAAATGAGACTTGCTTAGCCcacagttttggaagctgaaagtcCAAAATCTGGTTGCCCCATCTGAAGGCCTAATGGAGAATGGCATTACAATAGCAGTAATAGCACTTTCAGAAGCAATCATGTGGTGatacaggaagccagagagactcGGGAGTCAGACTTCCTCTTTTCATAACAATTCGCTCTTGCAGGAACTAGCCAGAGTCCCATGAGAACTGTATTAATCTCTGCCAGGGTAGTACCCATGTTTTAGccaacttttcattgctatgaccagaATACTTGAccaggacaacttagaggagggaaagtttattttggctcatgatttcaggggtctcagtccacagttgactgagtccattgctctgggctcaaggtgaggtagaatatcaCAGTGGAATgctatggcagagggaagctgctccattcatggcagtAAGAATGCCAAGAAGGGAATGGGGAAGGGACAGCAGGAAAGacacacccttccagggcatgccctcagtaacccatctcctccagccatgccccagttacccaccagtcagtccattcaaactagagtGGACTGTTTAGGTTACAGCCCTCAAattccaatcatttcacctgtgcaTGAACACACaggcttttggaggacacctccaATCTAAGACATAATGACCCCCAATAACCTAACCACCGTCCTCCAGACCCCACTTCTTAGATTCTGTCAACTCTCAACATTGCCACAGTGGGGACAAAGCTTTTCCAGCACATGAAACTTTGGAGGACACACTCAAAAATATCCAAACCACCATGACACTCATTAATGAATATAGTCAAGAAATATTGATTGAGTCCTTTCTGTGCACCAAACACTAATTCCGGGGCAGAAGATAACAAACCCAGAATCAAGCAGACAAGGTCCCCAAAACTTACATCCTAATCATCACTGGCCACTTGTCCTTGGGATAGTCTCCTTCCTTCTTGCATCTGCCATTCCCTATACTACCCCTTCCCATTATACACATTTATCCTACCAATTGGCTCATAAAAGCAAGTTGAAAACTCAAACTATTTAAAACTTCTGCCCCTTTTAGATTCATATAAACATTTACCTCCTccatttcaaaacatcatgttatgcaccataaatatatttttcaattaaaaaataaaaatgaatttacctCCTCTTTTCAGGAGgcatgaaaattaatatttcttgGGTAAACCCTCATTGGTCAAGATTTTCTAGAACCTTCCTTTTGGTAGTTTGCTTGATAGgacaaaatttag comes from the Sciurus carolinensis chromosome 9, mSciCar1.2, whole genome shotgun sequence genome and includes:
- the A4gnt gene encoding alpha-1,4-N-acetylglucosaminyltransferase encodes the protein MLKEFQFSLSVILLFSCGFLYQLTLRPRCLFSCLSSFKFQQDPEALLSHRRGIVFVETSERMEPPSLVCCAVESAAKIYPEQPVVFFMKGLNTSTQLPSNSSYPAFSLLSAMDNVFLLPLDMKKLFEDTPLYSWYTRINSSAERHWFHVSSDASRLAIIWKYGGVYMDTDVISIRPIPEENFLAAQSSRYSSNGVFGFLPHHPFLWGCMENFVEHYNSYIWGNQGPNLMTRMLRLWCKLEDFQGLNDLRCLNLSFLHPQRFYPISYPEWRRYYDVWDIDPSFNNSYALHLWNFMNHEGKTVVRGSNTLVENLYRKYCPRTYRELV